A region of the Kribbella sp. NBC_01245 genome:
GGACCGCTAGTAGACGTGCTTGCTCATCGCATTGCACTCATCGTTCGACACTCATCGAGTGGTCATGAGTCGATGACCCGCCTTCATGTCTTCGCGGTGGTTTCCGCGGGCGGCCGGGCGGCCGCACTTGTCTTGCCCTTTGTCACAGCGTGCTGATCGACGTACTCCCGCACGAGATGGGCGTCCAGCGGACCTGGGACCTTGAAGGCCCTGGGCCACGCCTTCCGCCGCTCGGCGAGATCGAGACACTCGGTCACCGGGTGCAGATGCGCCCCGCGGCCTGGTGCCTGATGGCGCTCATCCGGAAGAACCACTCCTCCGGCGACCACCATCCGCAGCAGGTTGGCCTGACTGTCCCGTTTCCGGCACCCCACACACGTCCGCTCGGGACGCGCGTCTGTACTCACGTTGTCTCGAGTCCTCAGGGTGTCGGGACGGCTCAGTCGGCCGACCGATGGCTCAGTCTACCGGTTCGTCGCCACGAGTCACATCCGTATCGGGCCGGATGTCGATTCGCCAGCCCGTCAGCCGCGCCGCGAGGCGGGCATTCTGCCCTTCCTTGCCGATCGCGAGTGACAACTGGTAGTCGGGGACGATGACGCGTGCCGCGCGGGCGGCGGCGTCGACGACCTCCACCGACGCAACCTGTGCGGGCGACAGCGCATTCCCGACGAACGTCGCCGGGTCGTCGCTGTGGTCGATGATGTCGATCTTCTCACCGTGCAGCTCGTGCATGATGTTGCGCACGCGCTGGCCCATCGGCCCGATGCAGGCGCCCTTGGCGTTCACCGAGGGGTGCAGGGTGCGGACCGCGATCTTGGTCCGGTGACCGGCCTCGCGGGCGATGGCGGTGATCTCGACGGTGCCATCGGCGATCTCCGGCACCTCGAGCGCGAACAGCTTCTTCACCAGGTTCGGGTGGGTGCGCGAGACGGTGATCTGCGGGCCCTTGAAACCCTTGCGAACGCCGACCACGTAGACCCGGATCCGGGAGCCGTGCTCGTACTTCTCCCCCGGCACCTGCTCCGGCACCGGCAGCACGGCCTCGATCTTGCCCAGGTCGACCATCACCGAGCGCGGGTCGCGGCCCTGCTGGACGATGCCCGAGACGATGTCGCCCTCCTTGTTGGAGAACTCGCCGTACCGCATGTCGTCCTCGGCGTCGCGCAACCGCTGCAGGATGATCTGCTTCGCCGTGGTGGCCGCGATCCGGCCGAAGTCGTGCGGGGTGTCGTCGTACTCCCGGGCGATCGAACCGTCCTCGGCCAGCTCCTGCGCGAACACGGTGACGTGCCCGGTCTTGCGGTCCAGCTCGGCCCGCGCGTGCGACTGAGCGCCCTCGGTCTTGTGGTACGCGACCAGCAGGGCCTGCTCGATCGCCTCGACGACCACCTCGAAGGCGATGTCCTTCTCGCGCTCCAATGAACGCAGTACCGCCATATCGATATCCATGATCAGTCCTCCTCCATGCCGTCTTCGGCGGCCATCTCGCCCGCGCCGGCGGGTCGGTTGAACTCGATCTGGATCTTCGCCTTCTCCACGTCGGCGAAATTAATTCGGACTTCACCAGCTGTGTCTGTGACGTCCAGCTCGGCGGATTCTTCGGCGGCCGCCATGATGCGGCCCTTCACCTTGGTGCCGTCCAGTAGGGACACGGCCACCAGGCGGCTCACGTTCCTGCGCCAGTGCCGGGGCAGCGTCAGCGGCCGGTCGACACCGGGGCTGGACACCTCCAGCGTGTACGCAGTACTGCCCATCACGTACTCGTCGACGTCCAGCGCCTTCGAGATCGCCCGGGTGACATCGGCCACGTCATCGAGACTGATTCCGCCGTCTCGGTCCACCAGGACCCGCAACAACCGCCGCTTCCCGGCCGGTGTCACGTCGGCTGCCTCCAGATCGCAGCCGAACTGCGCCACGATCGGCCGAAGATAGGCAGCGAGGCGCTCGTCGTCGATGTGGTCAGACTTCCGGCTCACTTGGGCGACCTGCCTCTCTCCACTTGTTTTCACCCGTTGACAAAACTGCTGTTCACCCGTTGACAAACTGCCCGGCGTCGCCGCCGAGGGCAGTAACCCACCCTATCGGTCCCCGGGCTGGGATAAGTTCAGGCCGTGCCGACGACCTCGCCAGATCACTCCGCGCGATCACTTTCCCGCCGTACGGCGCTGAGTGGTGCCGTGCTCGCAGCGGGTACGACGCTGCTGGTGGCGGGGTGTGACGGCGGTCCGAACCTTCCAGGTGGTGGCGGCCCGAAAGGCAAAGGCGCTTCCCAGCCGCCGACGCCGACGGTTGATCCGGCCGTAGTGGCAGCGGTGACGACCATCGCCGGACACCTCAACCAGCTCAGCGCGCGTTATGCCGCGACCACCCGCCGCTATCCGGCGCTCGCGACGAAGCTGGCCGTCGCGACTAAGAACCACGCCACCCAGTTGGCCAAGCTGAAGGCGATCGCCTCCTCCGTCACGCCTACTACGGCAAAGGTCCCGGTCATTCCGGCGACCCAGGCGGCCGCGATCACCGACCTGGCCGGCCGGGAGCAGGCGCTCGCCATCGCGCACGCGACCACAGCCGCGAGCCTCTCGGGTGAACCTGCCCGGTTGATCGGGTCCATCGCGGCCGCCGAGAGCCAGCTCGCGCTCTGGCTCGGCCAGTTGGCCGCACCTCCGAAGAAGAAAGCCCAGCGATGAGCGAGATCGACGCGTTGCAGGCCTGCCTGGCCGGAGAGCATGCCGCCATCTACGCGATCGGCGTGGCCGGCGGCAACCTCAAGGGCAGCCGATTCGGCGCAGCCCGGCAGCTCTATGCCGCGCATGAGTTGCGCCGGGATCGGCTGATCGACCTCATCACCGCGGCCAAGGCCAAGCCCGTCGCGCCCGAACCGGCGTACGACCTGCCCGCGCCGGTGACCGGGCAGCCCGCGGCGACGGCGCTGATCCGGCTGGTCGAGCAACGGCTGGCGGTGGTCTACGGCGATCTGACGGCCGGGGCCGAGAGCAAGGAGACCCGGACCTTCGCTGTCCAGGCCGGAATCGCGGCTGCCCGCGAGCAGATCAACTGGGGCGGCGCACCGGCTGCCCTCCCCCTCGGCTGACGCAGCGTCACCTGCCCTGATCCGGGCATTCGGGGTAGTTGAGGTTCGAACACAACGCGTCAGCACGCATTCGCAGACCGGACTCGGTGGCCCTGTGTGCCGGGCCAACCACGCATTGCCACCGCAACGAAAATAATCGGGGCAAGTTACGGGCAACGAGAAATTCGTGCCGTAGTTCTCTTTACTCGGAGGGCGACCTTCCCTATATTTCCGGTCAACGGCGGTGGGGGCCGTCGCACATTCATCGCCATGGGGGTGGTGATTCCAGCCGTTTCAGGCTGCTCGTTCTTGTCTGCCATTCCATAACTTCTTGAGTTGCGCGCTGCGTCAACTACGGAGGGTAGTGAAGCATGCGTACATTCGATCTCGCGACCGGTACGGACCAGTTCGTGAAAGACATTCGTGTGGTCCGCTGGGAGCAATACGAACTCGGCAAACAAATGCCATTCCAGGCAATGTGGTACAGCGTTCCACCGGGTTCGGAGAGCCCACTGGACCAGCATCCGGAGCTGGAGCTTTCGGTGGTCGTGGCGGGCACCGCGCATGTGGTGTCCGGAGACGATGAACATGCCGTGCCACAGGGCTCGGCCTTCCTGCTGAACAGCACCGAGACGCACATCGTGCAGAACAGGTCGGCGCAGGACATGCTGACCATCTTCAGCGCGTACTGGATGCCCACCGGCGACTCCGATGACTGACCCCGGCCTGACGGATCCGGTCACCGTCTTCACCTATCCGCAGCCGACCGCGAACGGCCCCCTGCACGTCGGTCACCTGTCTGGTCCGTACGTCGCGGCCGACCTCGCCGCGCGAGCCGCCCGGGCCCGGGGCGAGCGGGTCTTCGTCAGCACCGGTCTCGACATCCACCAGAACTACGTGCTCACTCGCGCCGAGAACGAGGGCACCGAGGTGCTGCCGATGATGGCCGCCTTCCGGGACGAGATCCAGCACACCTATCGGCTGGCGGGCATCGGGTACGACAACTTCACCGATCCCTTGCAGGCGGAGCATTCGCCGCGGATCGAAGGCATGCTGCGGGCCCTCGTGGAGAGCGGCGCGACGCCGATGCGCGAGGTCACCCTGCATGCCTGCGCGGACTGCCATCGCACCTTGCACGACTCCTACCTGACCGGCCTGTGCGGGCGCTGCAAGGCTCCGGCCGGCGGTGGCGCCTGCGAGCAGTGCGGGTCCTTCACCCAGGTCGCCACCATGGTCGATCCGGTCTGCGGCCGGTGCGGTGGCGAACCCCGCCCGTTCCAGGCCGTCGTACCGGTGCTGCGGATGGCGGACCACCGCGAAACGATGACCGAGATGTGGCTGCGGGCCGACCTGCCGCCGGCCGTCCGGACGCTGATCGCGCACACGCTCGCCGACGGTCTGCCGGAGGTCCCGCTGGCCTATCCGACCAACTGGGGTATCGAGGGCACCGGCCCGCTGGCCGGGCTGCGGATCGGGCCGTTCACCGAGATCGCATTGACCGATCTGTACAGCGTCGCCGCGGCGGTCGATCCGGCCGCGACGACATTGCCGGAGTTTGTCTCGGCGGCCGGCCGGGTAGACCGGTTATGGCACTTCCTGGGCTTGGACAATGCATTCTGGTATGCCCTGTATTGGCCGGCGCTGTGGGCCGCCGCCGGAGTTTATCCATTGCCGTTGTCCGGTTTGGTCGTGAACGAGTTCTACACATTGGAAGGTTCAAAATTCTCGACCAGCCGAAATCACGCGGTTTGGGCAAACGAAATCCTCGGTGCCGAAGAGCCATCAATCGTGCGTTTGTTTTTGGCCTGGGATCGGCCCGATCGCTATCAGAGTGATTTCACCTGGCCGGGCTTCCATGCCTTCCGGGACCGGGTCGCGCCGTTGCTCAGCGGCGACTTCGAGGTGACCGCACCGCTGGATCCCGCGCTGGCCGCGGCCGAGCGGGCCCGGGGTGAAGCGGCACTCGAGCCGTCCGGGTTCGACCCGGCGCTGGCCGCGCGCTGCCTGCTGACCCTGCTCGAGGGTGGCGTTCGCGACGTCGGCACCCTTCGCACCCTCACGGGCGGCTAGCGCCATGAAGATCTGCGTGATCGGCGCGGGCATCGCGGGCGCGCTGCTGGCCTGGCGGCTGGCGGAGCGTCCGGGCGTATCGGTCGACCTGATCAGCGGGCCGCGCTCGGACGACGCCACGGCGGCTTCGGGCGGTGGCGTCCGTGCCTTCGAGACCCATCCCCTCCAGCGGGGTATGGCGGTCGAGAGCCTCGGCGAACTCCTCGGCAGCCCGAGCCTGCTCGATTGGGCCGGCTATACCGAGACCGGTTCGACGTACCTCTTGCCTGACACCGACGAGCTGGCGGCGGCGGTCGACGAGGTGGAGCAGGCCGAACTCGTCGGCCCGGACGAGCTGACCCGGCGCGGCTGGCACGGCCTACCCGAGAACACGGTCGGCGTACTCGAACGGCGAGCGGGCTTCATCCTGCCGGACCGGCTGCGCTCCGCCGTACTGGCCGAGCTCGGTGGCGGACGCCGAAGCCGCGTGCTGGTCGGCCCGGTGCTCGGGTTGGTCCCGCACGACGACGGTTCGGTCAGCTGCCGCCTACTCACCGGCACCACCCGGTACGACGCGGTGGTCGTCGCGGCTGGGCCGTGGACGCCGGGCTTGCTGGCGGACAACGCCCTGCCGGCCTCGCCGTACCGGACGAAGTCGATCCAGTACGGCGTCTTCACCACGTACGGCGCCCGGCCGACCATGTTCGTCGATGAGACCACTGGGCTGTTCGGACGGCCCACGGGATCGAACGGCCTGCTGCTGGGGATCGACACCGAGCAGTGGGCGGTACCACCCGGCAGTCGCCCGCATCGGCCGGACATGTCCGCGCGGGCGGTCCGGCTGGTCAACGAGCGGCTGCCACATCTGCGGCTGCTCGCGACGGGACACACCGTCAACAGCACCGACTGTTATGCCGATCCGCCGGTGCTGACCTTGTGGTCGGTGCTCGGCAGTACGCATCGGCTCTTCACTTTCACCGGTGGTTCGGGCGGCAGTGTGAAAACCGCCCTGGCCGCGAGCCGGACGGCGGCTCGCGACTTGCTGGACCAGGCAGACGGCCAGCAGAGCAAAGAGCACCACACCACCGGGGAAACACCCCGCACCAACCCATCGCGGACGGAGAACAAGCGCATGTCGACATCGGAACTTCCCAGGTACCACACCGTCGGTATCGGTGCCGGTCCGGCGAACCTATCCCTGGCGGCGTTGTACCAGTCCGCCACCGACGAGAAGCTGGCGTTGTTCGACAGCCGTCCGGTGGCCGGTTGGCACACGCCGCTGCTCTACCCGGGTGTGCGGATGCAGACCGGCTGGATGAAGGACCTGGTCTCGCTGGTCGATCCCAAGCACGAGTTGTCGTTCCTGAACTACCTGGTCACCTCCGGGCGGCTCTACGCGTTGATCAACTCGCAGTTCGACGCGCTGCCGCGGATCGAGTACGAGCGCTACCTGGCCTGGTGCACCGAGAAGCTCGCGGTGGTCTCCTTCGGCGTCACGGTCAACGAGATCTCGATCACCGAGGACGGCTTCCTGGTCAAGCAGAACGACGAACCGGTCGCCGTTTCGGAGCACCTCGTGCTCGGTCTCGGCACCCGGCCGGTGGTGCCGTCGTACTTCACCGACCTGCCGCCGGAGCGCGCCTTCATCGCCGACGATCTCGGTACCCGGCTGCCGTCGATGGACGCGCACAAGGCGGATCCGATCGCGGTCGTCGGTGGCGGCCAGACCGGTGTCGAGTGCGTACTTCGCTTGCTGGGTTCGGGTTTCACCGACATCCGGTGGATCGGGCGGCACCAGTGGTTCCGCAGTATCGACGACTCCCCGATGGCGAACGAGTTCTACCGCCCGTCGCATATCGAGTTCATGCAGGAGCTCGGCCGGGCCAAACGGCGCGAGCTGATCACCGACCACCGGTACAGCGGTGACGCGCTCACCCCGGGTGCGTTGAAGGCGCTCTACCAGTCCAACTACGACGGTCTGCTCACCCTCGGCCGATTCCCCGTCACCCTGCTTCCGGGCCGTGACGTGACGTCGGCGGAACTGGGCGGCGACGGCCGGATCACCTTGCGCTGTACGTCGCACTCGGCGCCGGAGGAGTTCGCCGTACGGCACCTGGTCGTCGCGGCCGGGCGCGAGCACGTGGCGGCACCGTTCGACGACGACCTGCGCGAGCGGATCGACTACGACGCGGATGACGAGATGATCGTCGAGCCGGACTACTCGGTGCGCTGGAAGGGCCGCAACGGCCACCGGATGTACACCTTCAACCACAGCCGCTACAGCCACGGCCTGACCAACGCGGGCCTGACCCAGCTGCCGGTGCGGGCCGCGATCGTGCTCAACTCCATGTTCGACCGCGAGATCTACCCGATCCGCGACGAGTTGTGCGCGGTGAAGTGGTGAGCGCGGCCGCCTGGGAACCGCAGCCCGATCTCGACATCGACGGCCGCTGGTTCCGCCTGGTCACCGACGGCACCGAAGAGGCGCCGTACGGGCAGTATCACTGCGAGAACGACCTGGTCTGGGCCGAGTTCTACCCCGGCGGGTTCTTGCGCAGCGGCCGGCTGGTCGGGCGTCGCCAGCCCGACGGCGCGATCCGGGCCGCCTACTGCCTGCTCGGCACCGACGGCGAACTGATCACCGGGGAGTGCACCAGCGTCCCCGAGGTGTTCCGCGGCACCCTGCGGATCGCCGACCACTGGGAGCGTGCCGACGGCTCTACGGGCGTTTCCTACATCGAGGAAATCGCGCCACCCAAAGCAATTAAGGAGGCCTGATCATGACCGAACGTCCACATCTGTTGGTGGTCGCCACCGGAATGCGCTTGTTCCGTGAGTACATCCTGCGCTCGATCGGGCCGCGGTACCGGATCCACATGTTCCTGCACGCGGAACCGACCTGGGAGAAGGACTACATCGAGGGCTGGACCGTGCTCGAGACCACGCTCGAGGCTCCGCTGCTGGTCGAGGCGGCCCGCGCTCTGCACGAGAAGTCGCCGATCGACGGCGTGCTCTGCTGGGACGAGGCGCGCATTCTGCAGACGGCCCACGTCGCCGAGGCGCTCGGTCTGCCCGGTGGTGACGTCGCGATGGTGAACCGCTGCCGCGACAAGCACCTGACCCGGAAGGCCCTGGCCGAGTACGGCGTACCGCAGCCGGCGTCGTTCCTCGTCGACACGGTCGATGACGCCCTCGCGACCGCGGCGGAGGTCGGCTATCCGGTCATCCTCAAGCCGCGAGCGCTCGCCGCGAGCCTGGGCGTGGTGAAGGTCAACGACCCGGGCGAGCTGACCGAGAACTGGGAGTTCGCGCACGACACGACCGTGCCGGAGGCGCCGCATTACGACGTCAAGGTGCTGGTCGAGGAGTTCGCCGACGGGTACGAGATCAGCATCGACTCGGCCGTCTTCCAGGGCCAGGTCACGCCGTTCTGCCTTGCCCGCAAGGAGCTCGGCTACCCGCCGTACGCGGAAGAGGTCGGGCATTACGTCGACGCTCATGATTCGCTGTTGGTGGACCAGGAGCTGATGAAGGTGCTGGCCGACGCGCATGCCGCGATCGCCTTCACCGACGGGGTCACGCATACCGAGATCATGATGACGGCCGACGGCCCGAAGGTGATCGAGATCAACGCCCGCATCGGCGGCGACATGATCCCGTACCTCGGTCTGCAGGCGACCGGCGCCGACCCGGGTCTGGCCGCGGCCGCGGTGGCCTGTGGGCAGGCGCCCGAGCTGGTGCCGGACCGCGCGATGTGCGGCGGCGTGCGGTTCTTCTACGTCGACGAGAACGAGACGATCCTCGACTCGGTTTCCTTCGACAAGGCGGATCTGCCCGGTACGGTCGACCAGCTCGTCGTACTGATGGAGCCGGGCGCCAACACCAGTCCCCCGCCTGTTGGCACGCTCTGGGGCCGGATCGCGTACGCCACCGCTGTGGCCACTTCGCTCGACGACTGC
Encoded here:
- a CDS encoding YlxR family protein; translated protein: MSTDARPERTCVGCRKRDSQANLLRMVVAGGVVLPDERHQAPGRGAHLHPVTECLDLAERRKAWPRAFKVPGPLDAHLVREYVDQHAVTKGKTSAAARPPAETTAKT
- the nusA gene encoding transcription termination factor NusA, which gives rise to MDIDMAVLRSLEREKDIAFEVVVEAIEQALLVAYHKTEGAQSHARAELDRKTGHVTVFAQELAEDGSIAREYDDTPHDFGRIAATTAKQIILQRLRDAEDDMRYGEFSNKEGDIVSGIVQQGRDPRSVMVDLGKIEAVLPVPEQVPGEKYEHGSRIRVYVVGVRKGFKGPQITVSRTHPNLVKKLFALEVPEIADGTVEITAIAREAGHRTKIAVRTLHPSVNAKGACIGPMGQRVRNIMHELHGEKIDIIDHSDDPATFVGNALSPAQVASVEVVDAAARAARVIVPDYQLSLAIGKEGQNARLAARLTGWRIDIRPDTDVTRGDEPVD
- the rimP gene encoding ribosome maturation factor RimP; the encoded protein is MSRKSDHIDDERLAAYLRPIVAQFGCDLEAADVTPAGKRRLLRVLVDRDGGISLDDVADVTRAISKALDVDEYVMGSTAYTLEVSSPGVDRPLTLPRHWRRNVSRLVAVSLLDGTKVKGRIMAAAEESAELDVTDTAGEVRINFADVEKAKIQIEFNRPAGAGEMAAEDGMEED
- a CDS encoding cell division protein FtsK — its product is MPTTSPDHSARSLSRRTALSGAVLAAGTTLLVAGCDGGPNLPGGGGPKGKGASQPPTPTVDPAVVAAVTTIAGHLNQLSARYAATTRRYPALATKLAVATKNHATQLAKLKAIASSVTPTTAKVPVIPATQAAAITDLAGREQALAIAHATTAASLSGEPARLIGSIAAAESQLALWLGQLAAPPKKKAQR
- a CDS encoding ferritin-like domain-containing protein; amino-acid sequence: MSEIDALQACLAGEHAAIYAIGVAGGNLKGSRFGAARQLYAAHELRRDRLIDLITAAKAKPVAPEPAYDLPAPVTGQPAATALIRLVEQRLAVVYGDLTAGAESKETRTFAVQAGIAAAREQINWGGAPAALPLG
- a CDS encoding cupin domain-containing protein produces the protein MRTFDLATGTDQFVKDIRVVRWEQYELGKQMPFQAMWYSVPPGSESPLDQHPELELSVVVAGTAHVVSGDDEHAVPQGSAFLLNSTETHIVQNRSAQDMLTIFSAYWMPTGDSDD
- a CDS encoding class I tRNA ligase family protein, which gives rise to MTDPGLTDPVTVFTYPQPTANGPLHVGHLSGPYVAADLAARAARARGERVFVSTGLDIHQNYVLTRAENEGTEVLPMMAAFRDEIQHTYRLAGIGYDNFTDPLQAEHSPRIEGMLRALVESGATPMREVTLHACADCHRTLHDSYLTGLCGRCKAPAGGGACEQCGSFTQVATMVDPVCGRCGGEPRPFQAVVPVLRMADHRETMTEMWLRADLPPAVRTLIAHTLADGLPEVPLAYPTNWGIEGTGPLAGLRIGPFTEIALTDLYSVAAAVDPAATTLPEFVSAAGRVDRLWHFLGLDNAFWYALYWPALWAAAGVYPLPLSGLVVNEFYTLEGSKFSTSRNHAVWANEILGAEEPSIVRLFLAWDRPDRYQSDFTWPGFHAFRDRVAPLLSGDFEVTAPLDPALAAAERARGEAALEPSGFDPALAARCLLTLLEGGVRDVGTLRTLTGG
- a CDS encoding FAD-dependent oxidoreductase, encoding MKICVIGAGIAGALLAWRLAERPGVSVDLISGPRSDDATAASGGGVRAFETHPLQRGMAVESLGELLGSPSLLDWAGYTETGSTYLLPDTDELAAAVDEVEQAELVGPDELTRRGWHGLPENTVGVLERRAGFILPDRLRSAVLAELGGGRRSRVLVGPVLGLVPHDDGSVSCRLLTGTTRYDAVVVAAGPWTPGLLADNALPASPYRTKSIQYGVFTTYGARPTMFVDETTGLFGRPTGSNGLLLGIDTEQWAVPPGSRPHRPDMSARAVRLVNERLPHLRLLATGHTVNSTDCYADPPVLTLWSVLGSTHRLFTFTGGSGGSVKTALAASRTAARDLLDQADGQQSKEHHTTGETPRTNPSRTENKRMSTSELPRYHTVGIGAGPANLSLAALYQSATDEKLALFDSRPVAGWHTPLLYPGVRMQTGWMKDLVSLVDPKHELSFLNYLVTSGRLYALINSQFDALPRIEYERYLAWCTEKLAVVSFGVTVNEISITEDGFLVKQNDEPVAVSEHLVLGLGTRPVVPSYFTDLPPERAFIADDLGTRLPSMDAHKADPIAVVGGGQTGVECVLRLLGSGFTDIRWIGRHQWFRSIDDSPMANEFYRPSHIEFMQELGRAKRRELITDHRYSGDALTPGALKALYQSNYDGLLTLGRFPVTLLPGRDVTSAELGGDGRITLRCTSHSAPEEFAVRHLVVAAGREHVAAPFDDDLRERIDYDADDEMIVEPDYSVRWKGRNGHRMYTFNHSRYSHGLTNAGLTQLPVRAAIVLNSMFDREIYPIRDELCAVKW
- a CDS encoding ATP-grasp domain-containing protein, producing the protein MTERPHLLVVATGMRLFREYILRSIGPRYRIHMFLHAEPTWEKDYIEGWTVLETTLEAPLLVEAARALHEKSPIDGVLCWDEARILQTAHVAEALGLPGGDVAMVNRCRDKHLTRKALAEYGVPQPASFLVDTVDDALATAAEVGYPVILKPRALAASLGVVKVNDPGELTENWEFAHDTTVPEAPHYDVKVLVEEFADGYEISIDSAVFQGQVTPFCLARKELGYPPYAEEVGHYVDAHDSLLVDQELMKVLADAHAAIAFTDGVTHTEIMMTADGPKVIEINARIGGDMIPYLGLQATGADPGLAAAAVACGQAPELVPDRAMCGGVRFFYVDENETILDSVSFDKADLPGTVDQLVVLMEPGANTSPPPVGTLWGRIAYATAVATSLDDCRAGLDAAEKALSWTGHKAEKEGS